One window of the Zea mays cultivar B73 chromosome 3, Zm-B73-REFERENCE-NAM-5.0, whole genome shotgun sequence genome contains the following:
- the LOC100284742 gene encoding nematode-resistance protein, with product MATPDLSPVSPVRRDDKQCAPSSSSCTILRVQDASAAEAYEQYLRLPELSSLWEAGCFPEWASEGLVKPALQALEVTFRLASLALSDPRGYASRRELARRLESLAAREVGLVSALCEGDRSAPLAELGASGGVLPRERSASEVWQLPGSAAAVVCQVSEASLLPRLAAWDKSETLAAKIMYAIESQMQGCAFTLGLGEPNLAGKPVLEYDRVVRPHELHALKPKPAPEPKSGYLNRENETLFTMYQILESWLRAASQLLARLNERIEAKNWEAAAADCWILERVWKLLADVEDLHLLMDPDDFLRLKGQLAVRAAPWSDASFCFRSRALLHVANTTRDLKKRVPWVLGVEVDPNGGPRVQEAAMMLYHSRRRGEGEEAGKVELLQAFQAVEVAVRGFFFAYRQLVAAVMGTAEALGNRALFVPAEGMDPLAQMFLEPPYYPSLDAAKTFLADYWVQQMAGASAPSIQS from the coding sequence ATGGCAACGCCCGATTTGTCCCCGGTCTCGCCGGTGCGGCGGGACGACAAGCAGTGCGCGCCATCCTCCTCGTCGTGCACAATTCTGAGAGTGCAGGACGCGTCCGCGGCCGAGGCGTACGAGCAGTACCTGCGGCTGCCGGAACTGTCGAGCCTGTGGGAGGCCGGGTGCTTCCCGGAGTGGGCGAGCGAGGGCCTGGTGAAGCCGGCGCTGCAGGCGCTCGAGGTCACCTTCCGCCTGGCGTCCCTCGCGCTCTCCGACCCGCGCGGGTACGCCAGCCGCCGCGAGCTCGCGCGCCGGCTGGAGTCGCTCGCGGCGCGGGAGGTGGGGCTGGTGTCCGCGCTCTGCGAGGGCGACCGGAGCGCGCCGCTCGCCGAGCTGGGCGCCTCCGGTGGCGTGCTCCCGCGCGAGCGCAGCGCGTCCGAGGTGTGGCAGCTGcccgggagcgccgccgcggtcgTGTGCCAGGTCAGCGAGGCCAGCCTGCTCCCGCGCCTCGCCGCGTGGGACAAGTCCGAGACGCTCGCGGCCAAGATCATGTACGCCATCGAGAGCCAGATGCAGGGCTGCGCCTTCACGCTCGGACTCGGCGAGCCCAACCTCGCCGGCAAGCCCGTGCTCGAGTACGACCGCGTCGTGCGCCCGCACGAGCTGCACGCGCTCAAGCCCAAGCCAGCGCCGGAGCCCAAGTCTGGGTACCTCAACAGGGAGAACGAGACGCTGTTCACCATGTACCAGATACTCGAATCGTGGCTGCGCGCCGCGTCGCAACTCCTCGCCCGCCTCAACGAACGGATCGAAGCCAAGAACTGGGAAGCGGCGGCTGCCGACTGCTGGATCCTGGAGCGCGTGTGGAAGCTGCTCGCCGACGTCGAGGACCTCCACCTGCTGATGGACCCGGACGACTTCCTGCGGCTCAAGGGCCAGCTCGCTGTACGAGCGGCTCCATGGTCTGACGCGTCGTTCTGTTTCCGGTCCAGGGCGCTCCTGCACGTCGCTAACACCACTAGGGACCTCAAGAAGCGTGTGCCCTGGGTGCTCGGTGTCGAGGTGGACCCCAACGGCGGCCCGCGGGTGCAGGAGGCAGCCATGATGCTGTACCACAGCCGTAGGCGCGGCGAGGGCGAGGAGGCGGGCAAGGTGGAGCTGCTCCAGGCCTTCCAAGCAGTGGAGGTGGCCGTGAGAGGATTCTTCTTCGCGTACCGGCAGCTCGTGGCGGCGGTGATGGGCACGGCGGAGGCGTTGGGCAACCGGGCGCTGTTCGTGCCGGCGGAGGGGATGGATCCATTGGCCCAGATGTTCCTCGAGCCACCCTACTACCCCAGCCTGGATGCCGCCAAGACGTTCCTAGCGGATTACTGGGTTCAGCAGATGGCGGGGGCCTCTGCTCCGTCAATACAAAGCTGA